The following coding sequences lie in one Flavobacterium cyclinae genomic window:
- a CDS encoding OmpA family protein, producing the protein MIRKIALACVVLSLTTSCVSKKIYQDLENKYADLKKENNALSDENTTLKTDKNQLELDKNSLQTELDKVKAERDKLASDYAATKKNLDNLKASYAALEKDSNDALEANINKNRQLLAQLEAKEKALAAEQDRLNKLKKDLEASSSRLADLEKMIADKEALMNKLKETLSKSLKAFEGKGLTVENRNGKVYVSMENKLLFESGSWTVGVEGKKAVKLVGDVLGQNPDISVLIEGHTDNDKITGTIGGGVENNWDLSTKRATAIVNILSENKAIDKKNLTAAGRGEYAPLMSNETAEGKARNRRIEIILTPKLDEISKLMNEL; encoded by the coding sequence ATGATAAGAAAAATTGCCCTAGCCTGTGTAGTTTTAAGTTTAACTACTTCATGTGTTTCTAAAAAAATCTATCAAGATTTAGAAAACAAATACGCAGATTTAAAGAAAGAAAATAATGCGTTATCTGATGAGAATACAACTCTTAAAACAGATAAAAACCAATTAGAATTAGATAAAAATAGCTTGCAAACTGAACTAGATAAGGTAAAAGCAGAGCGCGATAAATTAGCTTCTGATTATGCGGCTACTAAAAAGAATTTAGACAATTTAAAAGCGTCTTATGCGGCTCTTGAAAAAGATAGTAACGATGCTTTAGAAGCTAATATTAATAAAAACAGACAGTTATTAGCGCAGTTAGAAGCTAAAGAAAAAGCATTAGCTGCAGAGCAAGACCGTTTAAATAAATTGAAAAAAGATTTAGAAGCGTCTTCTAGCAGATTAGCAGATTTAGAAAAAATGATTGCTGATAAAGAAGCATTAATGAACAAGTTAAAAGAAACTTTATCTAAATCGTTAAAAGCATTTGAAGGTAAAGGTTTAACAGTTGAAAACAGAAACGGAAAAGTTTATGTTTCTATGGAAAACAAATTACTTTTCGAATCGGGAAGTTGGACAGTAGGTGTTGAAGGAAAAAAAGCGGTTAAATTAGTTGGAGATGTTTTAGGTCAAAATCCAGATATTTCTGTATTGATTGAAGGACATACTGATAATGATAAAATTACAGGAACTATTGGTGGTGGAGTAGAAAATAACTGGGATTTATCTACAAAACGTGCAACTGCTATTGTAAATATTTTATCTGAAAACAAAGCAATCGATAAGAAGAATTTAACTGCTGCAGGGCGTGGTGAATATGCACCATTAATGAGTAACGAAACGGCAGAAGGAAAAGCTAGAAACAGAAGAATTGAAATCATCTTAACACCTAAGTTAGATGAGATTTCAAAATTGATGAATGAACTATAA
- a CDS encoding aldo/keto reductase has translation MNYTTLPHTELKVSEICLGTMTFGNQNTESEAHSQLDYAIEKGINFIDTAEMYPIGGNAQIFGSTERHIGTWIKKIGATEREKLVLATKIAGPNRGMEYIRQPLDFSKKSIHEAVELSLKNLQTDYIDLYQMHWPERVMNMFQKRGVQEIDTKWQDNIFDVLTVYDGLIKEGKIKHIGVSNENPWGVMRFLMESEKHGLPRISTIQNPFSLLNRLYEVGLSEIGMRENVGLLAYSPLGFGFLTGKHLNGIQKNSRLDLFRNFVRYTNENCFKATKLYKELAETNGLTLTQMAIAFVHRQKFVTSTIIGATTMEQLQENIQAFDTILSDEIIAEIEKIQELIPNPAP, from the coding sequence ATGAACTACACAACACTACCTCATACCGAACTAAAAGTCAGTGAAATCTGTTTAGGAACCATGACTTTTGGAAATCAAAATACTGAAAGTGAAGCGCATTCTCAATTGGATTACGCCATTGAAAAAGGAATTAACTTTATCGATACGGCTGAGATGTACCCAATTGGTGGCAACGCTCAAATCTTTGGAAGTACTGAACGTCACATTGGAACATGGATTAAGAAAATTGGGGCTACGGAACGTGAAAAATTAGTTTTAGCTACCAAAATTGCTGGACCCAATAGAGGAATGGAATACATTCGTCAGCCATTAGATTTTTCTAAGAAAAGTATTCACGAAGCGGTAGAATTGAGTTTAAAAAATCTCCAAACGGATTATATTGATTTGTATCAAATGCATTGGCCAGAACGTGTGATGAACATGTTTCAAAAGCGCGGTGTTCAAGAAATTGATACCAAATGGCAAGACAATATTTTTGATGTTTTAACAGTGTATGACGGATTAATCAAAGAAGGAAAAATCAAACACATTGGGGTTTCTAATGAAAATCCGTGGGGTGTTATGCGCTTTTTAATGGAAAGTGAAAAACACGGTTTGCCAAGAATTTCCACAATACAAAATCCTTTTTCGTTATTGAATCGTTTATATGAAGTTGGTTTGTCAGAAATTGGAATGCGTGAAAATGTTGGTTTGTTAGCGTATTCGCCATTAGGTTTCGGATTTTTAACTGGGAAGCATTTGAATGGGATTCAAAAAAATTCAAGATTGGATTTGTTTAGAAATTTCGTTCGTTATACCAATGAAAATTGCTTCAAAGCAACCAAATTATACAAAGAATTAGCGGAAACCAACGGATTAACGTTAACGCAAATGGCGATTGCTTTTGTACACCGCCAAAAATTTGTGACTTCAACTATTATCGGTGCTACTACGATGGAACAATTGCAAGAAAACATTCAAGCTTTTGACACCATTTTATCAGATGAAATTATAGCTGAAATTGAGAAAATTCAAGAATTAATCCCGAATCCAGCGCCTTAA
- a CDS encoding DUF4139 domain-containing protein: protein MKKIFVLTLFCFSAMVFAQKPIFTSAKIKSATVYSNSAELLQSASVTLPSGTSEIVIKNVADYVNENTIQIGAPANVTVLSVQFTRNFISEYEIDESNPAIKKVRDSIAIIEKEMGKITNEKVSYSKTIDLLDKNQTVAGQNSGLNVTELMKLVDYYRAKRNELSNLIDLLYEKENKLKDKLAKLNSKLELNTQKQEKTSQGKLVLQVMTNVASSVNLDINYLTNNASWSPFYDLRADNINSPINLMYKAKVVQNTGIDWKKVKLTLSSGNPNQNNTAPILQAWFLRFGYPRVYQYDNSNAKLNTVVISAGYLKKDKAELDESSISNYTTINENQLNISFDIDIPYDILSNGKAHSVALKDLKLPATYKYYAVPKVEKEAFLLAEISEYSKFNLLPGEANIIFEGMYVGKTMINPNQTSDTLNLSMGRDKKIAIKREKIADKSGTKFLSGYKEQTFTYDITVKNNKKEAVEMLLKDQYPISTDKEITIELLENGKAKVNPETGILTWDLKLGAGETKKFRISYKIKYPKDKYIDNL from the coding sequence ATGAAAAAAATATTCGTTTTAACCTTGTTCTGTTTTTCAGCAATGGTATTTGCTCAAAAACCAATTTTTACTTCAGCAAAAATTAAAAGCGCTACAGTTTATAGCAATTCGGCTGAATTATTACAATCAGCTTCCGTTACACTTCCATCAGGAACAAGCGAAATTGTTATTAAAAACGTAGCCGATTACGTAAATGAAAACACCATTCAAATTGGCGCTCCAGCTAATGTTACCGTTTTGTCGGTTCAGTTTACACGGAATTTTATTTCGGAATATGAAATTGACGAAAGTAATCCTGCAATCAAAAAAGTTCGTGATAGCATTGCCATCATTGAAAAAGAAATGGGCAAAATCACCAATGAAAAAGTTTCTTATTCCAAAACGATTGATTTATTAGATAAAAATCAAACGGTGGCTGGACAAAATTCAGGTTTAAATGTAACCGAATTAATGAAACTTGTAGATTATTATAGAGCGAAAAGAAATGAATTAAGTAATTTAATTGATTTGCTTTATGAAAAAGAAAACAAACTAAAAGACAAATTAGCTAAACTAAATTCTAAATTAGAATTGAATACCCAAAAGCAAGAAAAAACGTCACAAGGAAAACTAGTTTTACAAGTTATGACAAATGTAGCAAGTTCAGTGAATTTAGACATCAATTATTTAACGAATAACGCTTCTTGGTCACCATTTTATGATTTACGTGCCGACAATATCAATTCGCCAATCAATTTAATGTACAAAGCTAAAGTGGTACAAAACACAGGAATCGACTGGAAAAAAGTTAAACTAACCCTTTCTAGTGGCAATCCAAACCAAAACAACACAGCCCCTATTTTACAAGCTTGGTTTTTACGATTTGGCTATCCAAGAGTTTATCAATACGATAATTCCAATGCAAAGTTAAACACAGTTGTTATTTCAGCTGGCTACTTGAAAAAAGACAAAGCAGAATTAGACGAGTCATCAATCTCCAACTATACTACTATCAACGAAAACCAATTGAACATTTCATTTGACATTGATATCCCTTATGATATATTATCTAATGGAAAAGCACACAGTGTTGCTTTGAAAGATTTGAAATTACCTGCAACATATAAATATTACGCAGTACCAAAAGTAGAAAAAGAAGCTTTCTTGTTAGCTGAAATTAGCGAATATTCAAAATTCAATTTATTGCCAGGTGAAGCGAATATTATCTTTGAAGGAATGTATGTTGGTAAAACGATGATTAACCCAAATCAAACTTCAGATACTTTGAATTTGAGTATGGGAAGAGATAAAAAAATCGCTATCAAACGTGAAAAAATTGCAGATAAATCGGGAACTAAATTCTTATCAGGATATAAAGAACAAACGTTTACTTACGATATCACCGTGAAAAACAACAAAAAAGAAGCGGTTGAAATGTTGCTAAAAGATCAATATCCAATTAGCACAGATAAAGAAATTACGATTGAATTATTAGAAAACGGAAAAGCAAAAGTAAACCCAGAAACGGGAATCTTAACTTGGGATTTGAAACTTGGAGCAGGAGAAACCAAGAAATTCAGAATCAGTTATAAAATAAAATATCCAAAAGATAAGTATATAGACAATTTATAA
- the mgtE gene encoding magnesium transporter: MEFKISRDFLSEIEQLISENKSQELLLLLEDIHFADIAEIMEELDDYGASYIFNTLDSEKTAEILLELDEEVREKILRNLSPKEIAEELDELSTDDAADIIAELPQDKKEQVISELEDVEHAKDIVDLLRYDEDSAGGLMGKELVKVNENWNVLTCVKEMRAQAENVSKVHSIYVVDDEERLKGRLSLKDLLTTSTKTPISEVYIKKVDYVKVDTKDVEVARIMQKYDLEAIPVVDELGRLVGRITIDDIIDVIKEEADKDYQLAAGISQDVEADDSVLELTKARLPWLVLALFGGFISVHVLGIFEPVMDLHPELFFFTPLIAAMAGNVGVQSSAIIVQGLANNTIIGPVVERLLKELSLSLLNGIILSAILLLGSYFLLGYEIHVGYTVSIALLSVIIMASLIGTFIPIILNKYGVDPALATGPFITTSNDILGILTYFTIAKIILGI; encoded by the coding sequence ATGGAGTTTAAAATCAGCAGAGATTTTCTATCTGAAATAGAACAACTTATAAGTGAAAACAAGTCGCAAGAATTACTTTTGCTTCTTGAAGATATTCACTTTGCTGATATTGCAGAAATCATGGAAGAACTCGATGATTACGGCGCTTCCTATATATTTAACACTTTAGATTCTGAAAAAACAGCCGAAATTCTTCTGGAATTAGATGAAGAAGTTCGTGAAAAAATCTTGCGCAATTTATCTCCAAAAGAAATTGCAGAAGAGCTTGACGAATTAAGTACAGACGACGCTGCCGACATTATTGCCGAGTTACCTCAAGACAAAAAAGAGCAAGTAATTTCGGAGTTAGAAGACGTTGAACACGCAAAAGACATTGTTGACTTATTACGCTACGATGAAGATTCTGCCGGTGGTTTGATGGGAAAAGAGTTGGTAAAAGTAAACGAGAATTGGAATGTTTTAACTTGCGTGAAAGAAATGCGAGCTCAAGCAGAAAATGTTTCAAAAGTACATTCGATATATGTAGTAGATGATGAAGAACGATTAAAAGGTCGTTTATCGTTAAAAGATTTATTGACAACCTCAACGAAAACTCCTATTAGCGAAGTTTACATCAAAAAAGTAGATTACGTAAAAGTAGATACCAAAGATGTAGAAGTAGCGCGCATCATGCAAAAGTACGACTTGGAAGCCATTCCCGTTGTAGATGAACTAGGCCGTTTAGTTGGACGAATTACCATTGATGATATTATTGACGTCATCAAGGAAGAAGCCGACAAAGATTACCAGTTAGCAGCCGGGATTTCACAAGACGTTGAAGCGGATGATAGTGTTTTAGAATTAACAAAAGCGCGTTTGCCTTGGTTGGTTTTAGCTTTATTTGGTGGCTTTATTTCGGTACACGTTTTAGGAATTTTCGAACCGGTGATGGATTTACATCCTGAATTGTTTTTCTTCACCCCGCTAATTGCTGCGATGGCAGGTAATGTGGGAGTTCAATCCTCTGCGATTATTGTACAGGGTTTGGCAAACAATACTATAATAGGTCCAGTAGTGGAGCGTTTATTAAAAGAGCTTTCCTTAAGTTTACTTAACGGAATTATACTTTCTGCCATATTACTTTTAGGTAGTTACTTTTTATTAGGATACGAAATTCATGTTGGCTATACCGTTTCAATTGCCTTACTTTCTGTAATTATTATGGCGTCTTTAATTGGAACTTTTATACCAATTATTTTAAATAAGTACGGAGTTGACCCTGCATTAGCTACTGGTCCGTTTATCACAACTAGTAACGATATTTTAGGAATCTTGACCTATTTCACGATTGCTAAGATTATTTTGGGGATTTAA
- the rsmA gene encoding 16S rRNA (adenine(1518)-N(6)/adenine(1519)-N(6))-dimethyltransferase RsmA, protein MEKVTAKKHLGQHFLKDESIAKDIADTLSLEGYSKILEIGPGMGVLTKYLLDKPTETYVIEIDKESVEFLGVHYPKLDNHIISKDFLKYNLNEVFNGEPFAIIGNFPYNISTQIVFKTLEMRDQIPEFAGMFQKEVAERICEKKGSKTYGILSVLTQAFYEAEYLFTVPPGVFNPPPKVDSGVMRLRRKADYSLPCDEKLFFNVVKTAFNQRRKTLRNSLKSFNFSDNLKEDSIFDLRPEQLSVEQFIEITQKIAADGV, encoded by the coding sequence ATGGAAAAAGTAACCGCAAAAAAACACTTAGGACAACATTTCCTAAAAGACGAAAGCATAGCAAAAGATATTGCTGATACACTTTCGCTAGAAGGCTATTCTAAAATTTTGGAAATTGGTCCAGGAATGGGTGTTTTAACCAAATATTTATTAGACAAACCAACCGAAACCTATGTAATTGAAATAGATAAGGAGTCGGTGGAATTTTTGGGTGTTCACTATCCAAAATTAGACAATCATATCATTTCAAAAGACTTCTTAAAATACAATTTAAACGAAGTTTTCAATGGCGAACCTTTTGCTATCATTGGAAATTTTCCGTATAATATTTCAACACAAATTGTATTCAAAACCTTAGAAATGCGTGATCAAATTCCCGAATTTGCTGGAATGTTTCAAAAAGAAGTTGCCGAAAGAATTTGCGAGAAAAAAGGTAGCAAAACCTACGGAATTTTATCCGTTTTAACCCAAGCTTTTTATGAAGCGGAATATCTATTTACAGTTCCGCCAGGCGTTTTTAATCCACCACCAAAAGTAGATTCAGGTGTAATGCGTTTACGACGAAAAGCAGATTATTCGTTACCATGTGATGAAAAATTATTCTTCAATGTGGTAAAAACGGCTTTTAATCAAAGAAGAAAAACATTGCGAAACAGTTTAAAATCGTTCAATTTCTCTGATAATTTAAAAGAAGATAGTATCTTTGACCTGCGTCCGGAGCAACTTTCGGTGGAACAATTTATCGAAATTACCCAAAAAATAGCAGCCGATGGAGTTTAA
- a CDS encoding GIY-YIG nuclease family protein → MKAHIYYVYILANKNNSVLYIGVTNDIIRRVAEHKGRINKGFTYRYNVDKLVYFEVHGYIEDAILREKRLKKWNRKWKIDLIEKENKDWEDLSLDWYNHSN, encoded by the coding sequence ATGAAAGCACATATTTATTATGTTTACATTTTAGCTAATAAAAACAACTCTGTTCTTTATATTGGAGTTACAAATGATATAATTAGAAGAGTTGCAGAACATAAAGGCAGAATAAATAAAGGATTTACATATCGATACAATGTAGATAAATTGGTTTACTTTGAGGTACATGGTTACATTGAAGACGCAATTCTGAGGGAAAAACGTTTAAAAAAATGGAATCGTAAATGGAAAATCGATTTAATTGAAAAAGAAAATAAAGATTGGGAAGATTTATCACTTGATTGGTACAATCATTCTAATTGA
- a CDS encoding DUF4286 family protein: protein MIIYNVTINVDESIHSAWLKWMQNKHINDVLATGLFTNAKMVKVLVEEEMGGTTYAVQYFTDSRAKLEDYYKNHAPRLRQEGLQLFADKMLAFRTELEVMEEFYSAGN, encoded by the coding sequence ATGATTATATACAACGTAACCATAAACGTAGATGAAAGCATTCATTCCGCTTGGTTAAAGTGGATGCAGAACAAACATATTAACGATGTTTTAGCAACCGGATTGTTTACCAATGCTAAAATGGTGAAGGTTTTAGTAGAAGAAGAAATGGGAGGAACTACCTATGCCGTTCAATATTTTACCGATTCTAGAGCGAAATTAGAAGATTATTACAAAAATCACGCTCCAAGATTACGCCAAGAAGGCTTACAACTTTTCGCGGATAAAATGTTAGCTTTTAGAACGGAATTGGAAGTGATGGAGGAATTTTATAGCGCAGGAAATTAA
- a CDS encoding tetratricopeptide repeat protein, with product MLQKIAFFILFLFSFWVSAQNEELALDYFERGEFQKALTLFEEISKKQPSNYFFFQKVVECYQQMQQYDKAESIITNRKSKYNQPILFIELGYNYQLQKNTDKADNNYELAIQEVEKEPNHAYQVANSFEKKVLLTWALKAYETAQKKIPNLNFDYQTAMIEGQLGNLEVMLNKLLDYGFKTPEGTPMVQNHLTRFLMDDTDGSFASTIRKNLLLRTQKSQDVYWNQFLSWFFVQQKEYGKAFIQEKAVYKRNPETIYNIIILGKLAVEENQHEDAKTIFQFILDNSTDPQLHLEAYDFLLSSRIENALPNEYQEIYNSLNNVLGKYHQNPYLTKIVLLTARFEAFYLNNSEAAKKRLNDYLNNTLNIREQSKVKMELADIMVYDEKFNQAILYYAQVEDNLKNDVLAHEASLKLAKANFYKKDFDWTLQQVKVLKQSPSLLIANDAVELFLLIQDNSVEDSLKTALQSYANADFKLYQNKKEEALQLFLTILQKHKGESIEEGTLFKVGKIYEEKGDFNKALTYYQNILDNHKDGIYKDEALYFSAEIYRKHLLDNEKAKALYEKVVLEHPDSLYYTESRKQYRTLRGDTTI from the coding sequence ATGTTACAAAAAATAGCTTTTTTTATACTCTTTTTGTTCTCTTTTTGGGTTTCGGCACAGAACGAGGAATTGGCTTTGGATTATTTTGAGAGAGGTGAATTTCAAAAGGCGCTTACATTATTTGAGGAGATTTCAAAAAAACAACCTTCTAACTATTTCTTTTTTCAAAAAGTGGTAGAATGTTACCAACAAATGCAACAATACGACAAAGCAGAATCTATTATAACAAATCGAAAAAGCAAATACAATCAACCTATATTATTCATTGAATTAGGCTACAATTACCAACTTCAAAAAAACACGGATAAAGCTGATAATAATTACGAATTAGCCATTCAAGAAGTTGAAAAAGAACCCAATCATGCCTATCAAGTTGCGAATTCCTTTGAGAAAAAAGTATTGTTAACTTGGGCATTAAAGGCATATGAAACGGCTCAAAAGAAAATCCCAAATCTCAATTTTGACTACCAAACTGCGATGATTGAAGGGCAACTAGGTAATTTAGAAGTCATGTTAAATAAACTTTTAGATTATGGCTTCAAAACTCCAGAAGGAACGCCAATGGTTCAAAATCATTTAACTCGTTTTTTAATGGACGATACAGATGGTTCTTTTGCTTCTACTATTCGAAAAAACTTATTGCTTAGAACACAAAAATCGCAAGATGTATATTGGAACCAATTCTTGAGTTGGTTTTTCGTCCAACAAAAAGAATACGGAAAAGCCTTTATTCAAGAGAAAGCGGTTTATAAGAGAAATCCTGAAACCATTTATAATATAATAATTTTAGGAAAATTAGCTGTCGAAGAAAATCAGCACGAAGATGCTAAAACTATTTTTCAATTTATCTTAGATAATTCAACCGACCCGCAACTTCATCTTGAAGCTTATGATTTTCTTTTATCTTCTCGTATAGAAAATGCTCTTCCTAATGAATATCAAGAAATATATAATAGTTTGAATAACGTTTTAGGAAAGTATCATCAAAATCCTTATCTAACAAAAATTGTTTTACTAACTGCTAGATTTGAAGCATTTTATTTAAATAATTCTGAAGCTGCAAAAAAAAGGCTTAATGATTATTTAAACAATACTTTAAACATCAGAGAACAATCAAAAGTTAAAATGGAATTGGCGGATATTATGGTGTACGATGAAAAATTCAATCAAGCTATTTTGTATTACGCACAAGTGGAAGACAATTTGAAAAACGATGTTTTGGCTCACGAAGCCAGTCTCAAATTAGCCAAAGCCAACTTCTATAAAAAAGATTTCGATTGGACGTTACAACAAGTAAAAGTTTTGAAGCAGTCACCGAGTTTGTTAATTGCAAACGATGCAGTTGAATTGTTCTTACTTATCCAAGACAATTCAGTTGAAGACAGTTTAAAAACAGCGCTTCAATCCTATGCCAATGCTGATTTTAAATTGTACCAAAACAAAAAAGAGGAAGCACTTCAACTCTTTTTAACCATTTTACAAAAACACAAAGGAGAAAGTATTGAAGAAGGAACTTTGTTTAAAGTGGGGAAAATTTATGAAGAAAAAGGTGATTTCAACAAAGCCTTAACATATTATCAAAATATTTTAGACAACCATAAAGACGGAATTTATAAAGATGAAGCCTTGTATTTTTCGGCAGAGATTTATAGAAAACATCTATTAGACAACGAAAAAGCAAAAGCATTATACGAAAAAGTAGTATTAGAACACCCTGATAGTTTGTATTACACAGAAAGCAGAAAACAATATAGAACGTTACGAGGTGATACAACGATTTAG